CCTACGGTACGCTGGGCGAAGATCCGCAGCCCTTCATTTTCCAGTCCCTGCGCCAGAACTACAGCGCCACGGCCACCTTCCACCTGCTCACCCGCGGCGATCCCCTGGCGGTTCTTTCCCTGGCCCAGCAGCGGATGCGTACGCTTCGGCCCCAACTCGCCCTCACCAATGTCAGGACCATCTCGGAGATCATCGACGAGTCCCTGTGGGCTCCCAGGCTGGCGGCGGGAATGTTGAGCGTCTTCGGGCTGGTCGCCTTGGCCTTGGCGGCGGTGGGGACCTACGGCGTGATGAGCTACACGGTCAGCCGCCGCCGCAACGAAATCGGCCTTCGCATGGCCCTGGGAGCCAATCGCATGGCGGTCCTCAAGCTCGTCGTCGTTCAGGGAATGACGCTGGCTGTGATCGGCACCCTGGCCGGCCTGGCGGCCGCCTTCATTCTTTCCCCCCAGGTCACCTCCATGCTCTGGATCAGCGCCCGCGACCCGCTGGTCTACCTGGTGACCCTGTTCCTGCTCGCCTTGGTGTCGCTGCTGGCCAATCTTCTCCCGGCCCGCCGCGCCACTGCCGTCAGTCCCATGCTGGTGCTGCGCGGAAGCACACAGCGCGGCTGATTCGCTGTTCCCTGTGGCCGGGTCCTCCCCCGACGATCCGGCCGCCTTGGGGGCTGGGCCGCTTGCCCAGCCTGGTGCCGCGGGCGGGCCTAACCGGCTCCGCCCGCGGCACCGCTCTCATCCCATTTGCAGCGGAAAGTCGGAACCTCTGGCAGCCGGCGGCGTCGAAAGCTGCAAGACCGAATTCGAGCTTATTTTTGGGTGGCCCGGCGTGTCGGCGGACTTCGAGTCCATTCCGCTATCGGAGCCACCATGGGGGAGGATGCAATGAAGGACTGGCGGTTGGCCTGGAGAGGGCTGTGGAGGCAGAGATCCTACACTTTGGCGGCGGTGCTGGCGCTGGCTTTGGGCATCGGCGGCGTCACGGCCGTCTTCAGCGTGGTTGACGGAGTGCTGCTGCGTCCCTTGCCTTATGATCAGCCCGAGAGGATTCTCTTCATCCGCCAGAACATGCCCCCGCTGGGCTCGGGCCTTCTCTTTTCTCCCACGGTTTTTCGGCAGATGGAGCAAGCCGGCGGCGAGGTGGCCGATCTGGCCCTGGTCGACCGCCTGGCCTTTACCGTCATCGGAGGCGAGCAGCCGGAACGGGTCACGGGCGCTCAGGTCTCTCCCGGATTCTACGACATCTTCAAGGCCAGGCCGGTGCGTGGACGATTGCCCCGGGCCGGTGCTCCCCAGGCTCAGTCCGCCGCTCAAGGCGCTTCCCAAGAGGCCCAGCCGGAGCTGGGAGTCTGCGTGATCGGGTACGAGTTCTGGCAGAGCCGCTTCGGCGGACGCGACGATGTCCTGGGTAGCGTCCTCACGGTGGACCTCTCGGTGCCCTTCGGGCCGCGCCGCCCGATTCCGGAGCGACTGCAGGTGGTGGGCGTTCTGGGACCTGAGTTCCGTCCGCCGCTGGGCGGCAGGCTGGACATTCTGACGCCTTTTCGGGCCGGTGAAGGAGGCGCTGCCCGCTTTCCTTACCTGTTTACCTTCGCCCGCCTGCGCGAGGGGACTGCCCTGGAAACGGCCCGCGCACGGCTGGAAGCCATCTACGCAGGAATCGCTCACGACGATGACGAGAACATCGAGCAGCGCAGCCTCAACGCCATGGCGCTGTCCGAGCTGGGGACGCGCCGCCTGCGTCCGGCGCTGATGATGCTGTGGGCCGCCTCGGCTTTGGTGTTGCTGATCGCCTGCGCCAACGTGGCCCACCTGCAGTTGGCGCGCTCCAGCAGCCGCCGCGGCGAGATCGCCTTGCGCGGCGCCTTGGGGGCGGGACGCCTGCGCCTTGTGGGCGTGCTGCTTTGCGAAAGCCTGCTGCTGGCGTTGTTGGGCGGGACGGCCGGCGTGGCCCTGGCTGCCGGCGCCTTGCAGGCGCTGCGCGCTTACGGTCCCGGCTCGCTGCCCCGCTTGGAATCCGTCAGCCTCGATTGGCAGGTGCTCTCCTTCGCCTTGCTGATCTCCCTGTTGACTTGCCTGCTCTTCGGACTCCTTCCGGCCTGGAAGACTTCAGGCGTCCACCCTCGTCAATTGCTCCAGGAGGAGGGAAGAGGCGGGGGCGGTGGGCGCACCCTGTCCTTGCGTTCGATTCTGACCGGGGCGGAGATGGCGCTGGCTTTCGTCCTGCTGGTCACCGCGTGCATGGTGCTGCAGAGCCTGGGACGCCTGCAGGCCGTCGATCCCGGTTTCCGCAGCGAGAGCGTCCTCACCGTGCAGATGCAGTTGCCGCTGGGACGCTACCCGGAGGCGGAGGAGCGCCGGGCCATCGTGAAGCGCCTGCTGCGGCGCTACCAGGCCCTGCCCGGCGTGGAGCTGGCGGGAGCCACCTTCACCCTGCCCTTTTCCAACGTCCAGAACGCCGCGCTCTTTCAGATCCTGGGGCGATCCGAGGAGCGTTTGCGGTCGGGTCACTACGACGTCTCCAAAGATTATCTTCCCGCTCTCGACGTCCCGCTGCTGCGCGGACGCGGGCTGGAGGAGAGCGACTATCCGACCGGCCAGGAGAGTCCTCGGGTGGTCGTGATCAACCAGGCCATGGCCGAGCAGCACTGGCCTGGCGGCGATCCTCTGGGCGCCCGCCTGCGCTTCCAAGGGGACGAAGACCCTGTCGAGATCGTGGGCGTGGTGGGAAACGTCCGCCGCCGGGGCCTGGACCGCGAAGCCGAACCCATCCTCTACCGGCCCTTGCTGCCTTCCGCCAACGTGGCCTTTGTGGTGCGCTCCCGGCTGGAGGCCGAAGGGTTGGCGCAGCAACTCCGCCAGGTCACCGCCGAAGTCGATTCCGCCCTGCCTCTCTTCGGAGTGCGTACCCTGACCGAAATCGTGGACGATTCGCTTTCCCGGGAGCGCTTCAACACGCTGCTCATGGGATGTTTCGCCACGGTGGCGCTGCTGCTGGCCGTGATCGGCATCTACGGCGTGGTCAGCTACACGGTGGCCGGACGCAGGCGCGAAATCGCCGTGCGCATGGCCCTGGGGGCGCGTCCCGCCGACGTGCTGCGCTTGGTGGTGGTGCAAGGCGGACTGCCGCTGCTGTTGGGGACCCTGGCCGGCGCCGCAGGAGCCTTCTCGCTGGGAAGCGCCCTGAGCAGCCGCCTACTGGGTTTGGGAGAGGCCGAGCCGTCCCTCTACCTGCTGGCGGCGCTCATCCTCAACGCCGCCGCCCTGCTGGCCATTTTCCTGCCCGCCCGCCGGGCCGCCTCCATCAACCCCCAAACGGCCCTGCGGCGATGAACGCCCTTCAGCCATGCACCGGCGTGACTTAAGTCCTCGCTCGGGGCCAGGGGCCGCGAGGCTGGTCGACTGACCGGCGCCCAGGTGGCGTGGGAAGCGATCCCCCTAACTCATGCGGCGGCCCGGCCAAGCGACTGAGCAGTGCCCAGACCGGGTGGGAGGCGCATCCTTGCGGCGATCCCCACCGGGGTCTCCCGCAACCTGCTGAGTTGACTCCTCCGAGAGGGGCCAGCGCCGCTGGCTCAGAATTTACCGTCGCATTGGCTCTTCGGGGCTCCGAATCCCAGACCCGGAGGAGATTGGGCCATGCTGCTATTGGGCCCAGTGTGGGCCGGCGCCTTCTACCTCTACGCCCTCCCCTCCTCCGAGGCGTACTTCGCCAGCAACAACGACGTCCCGTCCATTCAGGTCGCGCCTGAGGACCAGACATGGTAGCATCGGGATGCTACAGAGGACTGCATAGATGGTACGTCATGTGAAACTACGCCAGATGGGGGGGTCAGTCGGGGCTACTCTTCCAAAGGAGTTGGCGGAGCGATTTCATCTGGAGGCCGGGGACGCGGTTCTGGCTGTCGAGACGGCTCACGGGATTCTTCTCAGCCCATACGATCCGGACGTTGAGGAAGGCCTGACCATTGCGGCCCGCGCCCAGAAGAAGTACAGAAACGCTTTGCGGGAACTGGCCAGGTGAGCCGAAGCGAGCCGCGTTGGGTGCCCAGACTTGTCATCGAAGCGGTTCACCTCGATCAGATCCGGGAGCACGGCGGGCTGATCGGCATGCGCGATGAAAGCGCTCTCGACTCGGCGCTCAAGCGAGCCCCTAACCGCTGGGCGTACGACCCAGACTCCGACCTTCCACGATTGGCGGCCGCCTATGTCTTCGGGATGAGTTCGAACCACCCGTTCCGGGACGGCAACAAGCGCATCGCCTTCCTGACAGGCGTCATCTTTCTCGGCCTCAACGGGCTTGCTTTCGATGCGCCCCCAAAGGAGGTCGTGACCAGGATGATCGCCTTGGCCTCGGGTCACCTAGAGGAAGACGCCTTGGCCGAATGGATACGCTCCAGAACCCGCCCACAATAGTAGTAACG
This sequence is a window from Acidobacteriota bacterium. Protein-coding genes within it:
- a CDS encoding ADOP family duplicated permease translates to MKDWRLAWRGLWRQRSYTLAAVLALALGIGGVTAVFSVVDGVLLRPLPYDQPERILFIRQNMPPLGSGLLFSPTVFRQMEQAGGEVADLALVDRLAFTVIGGEQPERVTGAQVSPGFYDIFKARPVRGRLPRAGAPQAQSAAQGASQEAQPELGVCVIGYEFWQSRFGGRDDVLGSVLTVDLSVPFGPRRPIPERLQVVGVLGPEFRPPLGGRLDILTPFRAGEGGAARFPYLFTFARLREGTALETARARLEAIYAGIAHDDDENIEQRSLNAMALSELGTRRLRPALMMLWAASALVLLIACANVAHLQLARSSSRRGEIALRGALGAGRLRLVGVLLCESLLLALLGGTAGVALAAGALQALRAYGPGSLPRLESVSLDWQVLSFALLISLLTCLLFGLLPAWKTSGVHPRQLLQEEGRGGGGGRTLSLRSILTGAEMALAFVLLVTACMVLQSLGRLQAVDPGFRSESVLTVQMQLPLGRYPEAEERRAIVKRLLRRYQALPGVELAGATFTLPFSNVQNAALFQILGRSEERLRSGHYDVSKDYLPALDVPLLRGRGLEESDYPTGQESPRVVVINQAMAEQHWPGGDPLGARLRFQGDEDPVEIVGVVGNVRRRGLDREAEPILYRPLLPSANVAFVVRSRLEAEGLAQQLRQVTAEVDSALPLFGVRTLTEIVDDSLSRERFNTLLMGCFATVALLLAVIGIYGVVSYTVAGRRREIAVRMALGARPADVLRLVVVQGGLPLLLGTLAGAAGAFSLGSALSSRLLGLGEAEPSLYLLAALILNAAALLAIFLPARRAASINPQTALRR
- a CDS encoding AbrB/MazE/SpoVT family DNA-binding domain-containing protein — encoded protein: MVRHVKLRQMGGSVGATLPKELAERFHLEAGDAVLAVETAHGILLSPYDPDVEEGLTIAARAQKKYRNALRELAR
- a CDS encoding type II toxin-antitoxin system death-on-curing family toxin, with the protein product MPRLVIEAVHLDQIREHGGLIGMRDESALDSALKRAPNRWAYDPDSDLPRLAAAYVFGMSSNHPFRDGNKRIAFLTGVIFLGLNGLAFDAPPKEVVTRMIALASGHLEEDALAEWIRSRTRPQ